A part of Melittangium boletus DSM 14713 genomic DNA contains:
- a CDS encoding cupin domain-containing protein — protein MIDELVRTLGLLPHPEGGFYRETWRSSSRVETPRGTRALDTAIYYLLPRGSFAAWHRVTSNELWHFYDGQALTLYLLDESTRQLETVRLGRDVTRGERPQVLIPAGILQAARPEGDYTLCGCTVSPGFDFADWEMPRGEDLAVRHPEHAALLRQLAHPG, from the coding sequence ATGATCGACGAACTGGTGAGGACGTTGGGCCTGTTGCCGCACCCGGAGGGGGGGTTCTACCGGGAGACATGGCGCTCCTCGTCGCGCGTGGAGACACCCCGCGGGACGCGTGCGTTGGACACCGCCATCTACTACCTGTTGCCCCGAGGCTCCTTCGCGGCCTGGCATCGGGTGACGTCGAACGAACTCTGGCACTTCTACGACGGGCAGGCCCTGACGCTGTACCTGCTCGACGAGAGCACGCGCCAGCTGGAGACGGTGCGCCTGGGCCGCGATGTCACGCGCGGCGAGCGGCCCCAGGTGCTGATTCCCGCGGGCATCTTGCAGGCGGCACGGCCCGAGGGGGACTACACGCTGTGCGGCTGCACGGTGAGCCCCGGCTTCGACTTCGCGGACTGGGAGATGCCCCGTGGCGAGGATCTGGCGGTCCGTCACCCCGAGCACGCCGCGCTGTTGCGCCAGCTCGCCCATCCAGGCTGA
- a CDS encoding Fpg/Nei family DNA glycosylase: MPEGNIIHRLARVHRRWLIGRPFTADSPQGRFTAEARRLSGRVLQGVDAHGKHLFHHFEGGIRLHVHLGLVGNIRHFRASAPLPSPACRLRLASPHATLHLSGPQACELLTPDAETALRARLGEDPLRPEASPARAFEALRRARAPLATVLLDQARISGVGNILRAEALFLARLPPQRPACELRSADFERLWDALRQLMEDAARDGRIVTPQAPPTALCIPGKRREDRFCVYDREGLPCPRCATPITRVTLAGRGLFFCPRCQAPR, from the coding sequence ATGCCCGAGGGAAACATCATCCACCGCCTCGCCCGCGTCCACCGCCGCTGGCTCATCGGACGCCCCTTCACCGCGGACTCCCCCCAGGGACGCTTCACCGCCGAGGCCCGGCGCCTGTCGGGGCGCGTGCTCCAGGGCGTGGACGCGCATGGCAAGCACCTCTTCCACCACTTCGAGGGCGGCATCCGGTTGCACGTGCACCTGGGCCTGGTCGGCAACATCCGGCACTTTCGCGCCAGCGCCCCCCTGCCCTCGCCCGCCTGCCGTCTGCGGCTCGCCTCGCCCCACGCGACGCTCCACCTGTCCGGACCCCAGGCCTGTGAGTTGCTCACGCCCGACGCCGAAACCGCCCTCCGGGCCCGGCTGGGAGAGGATCCGCTGCGGCCCGAGGCATCCCCCGCCCGAGCCTTCGAGGCCCTTCGCCGCGCACGCGCGCCCCTCGCCACCGTGTTGCTCGATCAAGCGCGCATCTCCGGCGTGGGCAACATCCTGCGCGCCGAGGCCCTGTTCCTCGCGCGTCTGCCGCCCCAACGGCCCGCGTGCGAGCTGCGCTCCGCGGACTTCGAGCGCCTGTGGGACGCCCTGCGCCAGTTGATGGAGGACGCCGCCCGGGATGGCCGCATCGTCACGCCCCAGGCCCCGCCCACCGCCCTGTGTATCCCCGGCAAGCGACGGGAGGATCGCTTCTGCGTCTACGACCGCGAGGGACTTCCCTGCCCCCGCTGCGCCACACCCATCACCCGCGTGACGCTGGCCGGACGGGGGCTGTTCTTCTGCCCGCGCTGTCAGGCCCCGCGCTGA
- a CDS encoding response regulator: MTRQIRALVVDDSQAMRRSLMYALQRLGTWLHTDEAQDGAEGLKKLTLGRYDLVLTDINMPLMDGLKLIRHIRQTEAYRSVPIVVITTESATEDRARAMALGASAYLVKPVQSKVVQDTVKGLLRLE, from the coding sequence ATGACGCGGCAAATCAGGGCCCTGGTGGTGGACGACTCGCAGGCCATGCGGCGCAGCCTGATGTACGCGCTGCAGCGGCTGGGCACGTGGCTCCACACCGACGAGGCCCAGGATGGGGCCGAGGGCCTCAAGAAGCTCACCCTGGGCCGGTACGACCTGGTCCTCACCGACATCAACATGCCGCTCATGGACGGGCTCAAGCTCATCCGCCACATCCGCCAGACGGAGGCGTACCGGAGCGTGCCCATCGTGGTCATCACCACCGAGTCGGCCACGGAGGATCGGGCGCGCGCCATGGCCCTGGGGGCGAGCGCCTACCTGGTCAAGCCCGTGCAGTCCAAGGTGGTCCAGGACACGGTGAAGGGCCTGCTGCGGCTCGAGTAG
- the leuS gene encoding leucine--tRNA ligase produces the protein MAMNERYEPQAIESKWQNRWSEAGVFRAGSRPGAPKKYILEMLPYPSGKMHMGHVRNYLIGDVYARYFQMRGYDVLHPMGWDAFGLPAENAAIKDGVHPAVRTRENIDSFKKEIRSLGYSYDWSREVNTSEPEYYRWNQWFFIQMLEKGLVYRRFSKVNWCTGCLTVIANEQVKDGVCERCESQVLDKEMPEWAFRITRYSQALLDGLDELKEWPERITSMQRNWIGRSEGVEADFSIQGTEERLRVFTTRVDTLFGCTYVVLAPDHKLVSRITTPAQRAEVDAFVKKMAAISKTDRTDEGATKEGVFTGAHALNPFTGQPVPIWIANFVLSDYGTGAVMSVPAHDARDFDFARKYALPIRVVVQPEKGDTLPEGSALEAAFTEDGVLVDSGEYTGLSSAEARQKMGAKLQAEGRGEPKVTYRQKDWGFSRQRYWGTPIPIVYCEKCDPERKGQPVPLEQLPVRLPEIDTQAVLTGKGEPPLAKVPSFVNTTCPTCAGPARRETETMDTFVDSCWYFARYLSPRYAEAPFDPKEAQRWLPVDVYVGGPEHAVMHLLYFRFWTRVMKLLGLSPVDEPVTRLVTQGIVNGPDGRKMSKRWGNVVAPSSIVEKYGADTARAYVMFAGPPERDFDWSDDQVEGAFRFLKRVWVLAYQHQGTAGTTHEGAFEGKALEIRRAAHKCLKRVGEAIERLSFNTAIAGCMEYVNALYALGTPETSAEKAAMAEAVKVLTVVLTPFAPHLSDEIAEAYGAKDFVVTQGWPAFDPALVVDDVIPYAVQVNGKLRAEVKVAADAGEADVRAAAEADERVKAAMAGKTLRKFVFVPKRLVNFVVG, from the coding sequence ATGGCCATGAACGAGCGTTACGAGCCGCAGGCAATCGAGTCGAAGTGGCAGAACCGTTGGAGCGAGGCGGGCGTGTTCCGCGCGGGCAGCCGCCCCGGAGCGCCCAAGAAGTACATCCTCGAGATGCTGCCGTACCCCAGCGGGAAGATGCACATGGGGCACGTGCGCAACTACCTCATCGGAGACGTCTACGCGCGCTACTTCCAGATGCGCGGCTACGACGTGCTGCACCCCATGGGGTGGGACGCCTTCGGCCTGCCGGCGGAGAACGCGGCCATCAAGGACGGCGTGCACCCGGCGGTGCGCACCCGCGAGAACATCGACTCCTTCAAGAAGGAGATCCGCTCGCTGGGCTACAGCTACGACTGGTCGCGCGAGGTGAACACCAGCGAGCCCGAGTACTACCGCTGGAACCAGTGGTTCTTCATCCAGATGCTGGAGAAGGGGCTCGTCTATCGCCGCTTCAGCAAGGTGAACTGGTGCACGGGCTGCCTCACGGTCATCGCCAACGAGCAGGTGAAGGACGGCGTGTGCGAGCGCTGTGAGTCGCAGGTGCTCGACAAGGAGATGCCCGAGTGGGCCTTCCGCATCACCCGCTACTCGCAGGCGCTGTTGGACGGCCTGGACGAGCTCAAGGAGTGGCCCGAGCGCATCACCTCCATGCAGCGCAACTGGATTGGCCGCTCCGAGGGCGTGGAAGCGGACTTCTCCATCCAGGGCACGGAGGAGCGCCTGCGCGTCTTCACCACGCGCGTGGACACCCTCTTCGGCTGCACCTACGTGGTGCTGGCGCCGGACCACAAGCTCGTCTCGCGCATCACCACGCCCGCCCAGCGCGCCGAGGTGGACGCCTTCGTGAAGAAGATGGCGGCCATCTCCAAGACGGACCGCACGGACGAGGGCGCCACGAAGGAGGGCGTCTTCACGGGCGCCCATGCCCTCAACCCCTTCACGGGGCAGCCGGTACCCATCTGGATCGCCAACTTCGTGCTGTCCGACTACGGCACGGGCGCGGTGATGAGCGTGCCGGCGCACGACGCGCGCGACTTCGACTTCGCGCGCAAGTACGCGCTGCCCATCCGCGTGGTGGTCCAGCCCGAGAAGGGGGACACGCTGCCCGAGGGCAGCGCGCTGGAGGCGGCCTTCACCGAGGACGGCGTGCTGGTGGACTCGGGCGAGTACACGGGCCTGTCCTCGGCCGAGGCGCGCCAGAAGATGGGCGCGAAGCTCCAGGCGGAGGGCCGGGGCGAGCCCAAGGTGACGTACCGCCAGAAGGACTGGGGCTTCAGCCGCCAGCGCTACTGGGGCACGCCCATCCCCATCGTCTACTGCGAGAAGTGCGACCCCGAGCGCAAGGGCCAGCCCGTGCCGCTCGAGCAGTTGCCGGTGCGCCTGCCGGAGATCGACACCCAGGCGGTGCTCACGGGCAAGGGAGAGCCGCCGCTGGCCAAGGTGCCCTCCTTCGTCAACACCACGTGCCCCACGTGCGCGGGCCCGGCCCGTCGCGAGACGGAGACGATGGACACCTTCGTCGACTCCTGCTGGTACTTCGCGCGCTACCTGTCGCCGCGCTACGCCGAGGCGCCCTTCGATCCGAAGGAGGCCCAGCGCTGGTTGCCGGTGGACGTGTACGTGGGCGGCCCCGAGCACGCGGTGATGCACCTGCTCTACTTCCGCTTCTGGACGCGGGTGATGAAGCTGCTGGGCCTGTCTCCGGTGGACGAGCCCGTCACGCGTCTGGTCACCCAGGGCATCGTCAACGGCCCGGATGGGCGCAAGATGTCCAAGCGCTGGGGCAACGTGGTGGCGCCCTCGTCCATCGTGGAGAAGTACGGCGCGGACACGGCGCGCGCCTACGTGATGTTCGCGGGTCCTCCGGAGCGCGACTTCGACTGGTCGGATGACCAGGTGGAGGGCGCCTTCCGCTTCCTCAAGCGCGTCTGGGTGCTCGCGTACCAGCACCAGGGGACGGCCGGGACGACGCACGAGGGGGCTTTCGAGGGCAAGGCCCTGGAGATCCGCCGCGCGGCGCACAAGTGCCTCAAGCGGGTGGGGGAGGCCATCGAGCGGCTGTCCTTCAACACCGCCATCGCCGGGTGCATGGAGTACGTGAACGCGCTCTACGCGCTGGGCACGCCGGAGACGAGCGCGGAGAAGGCCGCCATGGCCGAGGCCGTGAAGGTGCTGACGGTGGTGCTCACGCCCTTCGCCCCGCACCTGTCCGATGAGATCGCCGAGGCCTATGGGGCCAAGGACTTCGTCGTCACCCAGGGCTGGCCCGCGTTCGATCCGGCCCTGGTGGTGGACGACGTCATCCCCTACGCGGTGCAGGTCAACGGCAAGCTGCGCGCGGAGGTGAAGGTGGCGGCGGACGCGGGCGAGGCGGACGTGCGCGCCGCGGCCGAGGCGGACGAGCGGGTGAAGGCCGCGATGGCGGGCAAGACGCTGCGCAAGTTCGTCTTCGTGCCCAAGCGGTTGGTGAACTTCGTCGTCGGCTGA
- the lptE gene encoding LPS assembly lipoprotein LptE: protein MSRMRAVGWLLLLWGAGCGYRFTPRSAGLPEGVSSVCAPVFRNDTPEPGLEALFTRTLRLELVRAGVLGAQGSCDATIEGVVAGVSSAPTIVTEPVYEGNTLVAGSQLASYRASVTVGLRLMKDGAVVSETVVSGNEDFLPGTASVSGDVLEAEANRQAALHRLAETLMREGYDRLANNW from the coding sequence ATGTCCCGGATGCGCGCGGTGGGTTGGCTTCTCTTGTTGTGGGGTGCCGGGTGCGGCTACCGCTTCACGCCTCGGAGCGCGGGCCTGCCCGAGGGGGTGAGCTCGGTGTGCGCGCCCGTCTTCCGCAATGACACGCCCGAGCCGGGCCTGGAGGCGCTCTTCACGCGCACGCTCCGCCTGGAACTGGTGCGCGCGGGCGTCCTGGGTGCCCAGGGCTCGTGTGATGCGACGATCGAGGGGGTGGTGGCGGGGGTGAGCAGCGCGCCGACCATCGTCACGGAGCCCGTGTACGAGGGCAATACCCTGGTGGCCGGGTCTCAGCTCGCCAGCTACCGCGCTTCGGTGACGGTGGGGTTGCGGCTGATGAAGGATGGAGCGGTGGTGTCGGAGACGGTGGTCTCTGGCAACGAGGACTTCCTGCCGGGCACGGCGAGCGTGTCCGGCGACGTCCTGGAAGCCGAGGCCAACCGTCAGGCCGCGCTACACCGTCTCGCCGAGACGTTGATGCGCGAAGGGTACGATCGGTTGGCCAACAACTGGTGA
- the rpsT gene encoding 30S ribosomal protein S20, giving the protein MANTKSAEKRNRQAQKRRARNINVRTTVKDAVKNLRDTLTSDAGKAPDAFKAAASRINKAASKGVIHKRAASRRISRLAKAVNRAKAAAK; this is encoded by the coding sequence TTGGCCAACACCAAGTCTGCAGAGAAGCGTAACCGTCAGGCGCAGAAGCGCCGCGCCCGCAACATCAACGTGCGCACCACGGTGAAGGACGCCGTGAAGAACCTGCGCGACACCCTCACCTCCGACGCGGGCAAGGCCCCGGACGCGTTCAAGGCCGCCGCCAGCCGCATCAACAAGGCCGCGTCCAAGGGCGTCATCCACAAGCGCGCCGCCTCCCGCCGCATCTCGCGCCTGGCCAAGGCCGTCAACCGCGCCAAGGCCGCCGCGAAGTAG
- the mazG gene encoding nucleoside triphosphate pyrophosphohydrolase has translation MGSAGQQLDRLAEIMARLRAPDGCPWDKKQDLRSMRPYLTEEAFEVLEEMDRVAEGSPWHPLCEELGDLLFQIVFHARLAEELGEFTLADVCASIGDKLTHRHPHVFGERREDGMPQPLANWAKLKAEERKKKTGREGSVLDGMPMGAPSLLRAERLLEKASRIGFDWPALEQVRAKLSEELGELDEAITSQDRDALEHELGDVLLALANLSRFLRTPAEDALRMALRRFTTRFQHIESALRSEGVSIGDATLDHMQRHWQAAKAAEKALPPPTRVPRAALASLRLTVGDLAAQRAFWDRVAPLLGWQAERSTAQEAVYGDGLYRLVFVAGPTTASPTLLTFEAPSEAAVRRLHTLLEDVSPGCVREGDLEPGRITFRDPSGVQWEYAVTER, from the coding sequence ATGGGTTCAGCAGGACAGCAATTGGACAGGCTGGCGGAAATCATGGCTCGCTTGCGCGCCCCCGATGGCTGCCCGTGGGACAAGAAGCAGGATCTGCGCTCGATGCGCCCCTACCTCACCGAGGAGGCCTTCGAGGTCCTCGAGGAGATGGACCGGGTGGCCGAGGGGAGTCCCTGGCACCCGCTGTGCGAGGAGCTGGGGGATCTGCTCTTCCAGATCGTCTTCCACGCCCGGCTCGCGGAGGAGCTGGGGGAGTTCACCCTGGCGGACGTCTGCGCCTCCATCGGCGACAAGCTCACCCACCGCCACCCCCATGTGTTCGGGGAACGGCGCGAGGACGGAATGCCCCAGCCCCTGGCCAACTGGGCGAAACTCAAGGCCGAGGAGCGCAAGAAGAAGACGGGCCGGGAGGGCTCGGTGCTCGACGGGATGCCCATGGGTGCGCCCTCCCTGCTGCGCGCCGAGCGGCTCCTGGAGAAGGCGAGCCGCATCGGCTTCGACTGGCCCGCGCTGGAGCAGGTCCGCGCCAAGCTGTCCGAGGAGCTGGGCGAGCTGGACGAGGCCATCACCTCCCAGGATCGCGATGCCCTGGAACATGAGCTGGGAGACGTGCTCCTGGCCCTGGCCAACCTCTCGCGCTTCCTGCGGACCCCCGCCGAGGACGCGCTGCGCATGGCCCTGCGCCGCTTCACCACGCGCTTCCAGCACATCGAATCCGCCCTGCGCTCCGAGGGCGTCTCCATTGGGGATGCTACCCTGGACCACATGCAACGACACTGGCAGGCCGCCAAGGCCGCGGAGAAGGCCCTGCCTCCCCCTACCCGCGTTCCCCGTGCCGCCCTGGCCTCCCTGCGGCTGACGGTGGGAGACCTCGCCGCGCAGCGCGCTTTCTGGGACCGGGTGGCCCCCCTGCTCGGCTGGCAAGCGGAGCGAAGCACGGCCCAGGAGGCGGTGTACGGGGATGGGCTGTACCGGCTCGTCTTCGTCGCCGGCCCCACTACGGCCTCCCCCACCCTCCTCACCTTCGAGGCGCCCTCCGAGGCGGCCGTGCGCCGGCTGCATACCCTCCTGGAGGACGTCTCCCCGGGGTGTGTGCGAGAAGGCGACCTGGAGCCAGGCCGGATCACGTTTCGTGATCCTTCCGGGGTTCAATGGGAGTATGCCGTCACTGAACGATGA
- a CDS encoding tetratricopeptide repeat protein has translation MLDPEEMAMPDEPESDDSGDEDPEASSAGHKGKNAKGQKSKGEDPRGAGKGTKTKGESEGEGEGELPAAPPEPAPVVRPPPAPILTPRVTDADLHAAWGRWQSAVAALDNEAARKALQELVSLKDDVAALDIEAFSMGLIRAAEGRRKAHDEAGALQLVENAAALSPNLPYARLALAQAYAERSPEAVGAYSRELKAALGVMLRDPRYQRPVLADLGAVVLVALMATAVVIVGVLFVRRVRYMLHDFHHLFPRAAARWQSTALAVVLLLGTPLALRWGLVPVLIILLSSVAFYLTRVERAVAAGLIVLTALVPLAAGKLAQSAMFAETVAEDVYVLEHGGLDAELVAERVRARHDKKQADFAELFALGRFEARRGQMTEALVHYKAAAALRPGHAALMTNLGNALLATGDSDGAARLYTEALSADPGLVAPPFNLAEVYRRRAAVAPDSEIGSHNQKASDALAAAARLDPVLLRDWRRPPDERLLMNRLLLAPSLPRADLPVPQDPVLAERVQAQLSRRLLGSSGFAAWSLSLLGALFAFGFGFAGQTLKASRECEKCGRPVCRRCDKELGVASKTCAQCVNVFSRRVVVEARVRARKHIEIERNRRWSSGLSYILGVLVSGAGHVFHGLAVRGALYAFFFLLAVAGVLLRSGVLRSPYGEAPLYLKLAPVLLFLIPLHLLTLRGLYRRQNE, from the coding sequence ATGCTGGACCCGGAGGAGATGGCCATGCCCGACGAGCCGGAGTCCGACGACTCTGGAGACGAGGACCCGGAAGCCAGCTCCGCGGGGCACAAGGGCAAGAACGCCAAGGGCCAGAAGTCGAAGGGCGAGGACCCCCGTGGCGCGGGCAAGGGAACCAAGACCAAGGGCGAGTCCGAGGGCGAGGGCGAGGGCGAGCTCCCCGCGGCGCCTCCCGAGCCCGCCCCCGTGGTCCGGCCGCCCCCCGCGCCCATCCTCACGCCTCGCGTGACCGACGCGGATCTGCATGCGGCCTGGGGCAGGTGGCAGAGCGCCGTGGCGGCGCTGGACAACGAGGCGGCGCGCAAGGCCCTGCAGGAGTTGGTGTCCCTCAAGGACGACGTGGCGGCGCTGGACATCGAGGCCTTCAGCATGGGCCTCATCCGCGCGGCCGAGGGGCGGCGCAAGGCGCATGATGAGGCGGGCGCGCTGCAACTCGTGGAGAACGCGGCGGCGCTCTCTCCCAATCTCCCCTATGCGCGTCTGGCGCTCGCCCAGGCCTATGCCGAGCGCTCGCCCGAGGCCGTTGGCGCCTACTCGCGTGAACTCAAGGCCGCGCTCGGGGTGATGTTGAGGGATCCCCGCTACCAGCGTCCGGTGCTGGCGGACCTGGGCGCGGTGGTGCTGGTGGCGTTGATGGCCACGGCGGTGGTGATCGTGGGCGTGCTCTTCGTGCGGCGGGTGCGCTACATGCTGCATGACTTCCACCACCTGTTTCCCCGCGCCGCCGCCCGCTGGCAGTCCACGGCGCTCGCGGTGGTGCTGCTGCTGGGCACGCCCCTGGCCCTGCGCTGGGGCCTGGTGCCCGTGTTGATCATCCTGCTGTCGTCGGTGGCGTTCTACCTGACGCGGGTGGAGCGGGCGGTGGCGGCGGGGCTCATCGTCCTGACGGCGCTCGTGCCGCTCGCGGCCGGCAAGCTCGCCCAGTCCGCGATGTTCGCGGAGACGGTGGCCGAGGACGTCTATGTGCTGGAGCATGGCGGGCTCGACGCGGAGCTGGTGGCGGAGCGGGTGAGGGCGCGCCACGACAAGAAGCAGGCGGACTTCGCCGAGCTCTTCGCGCTGGGGCGCTTCGAGGCCCGCCGGGGCCAGATGACGGAGGCCCTGGTGCACTACAAGGCGGCCGCCGCCCTGCGCCCCGGCCACGCCGCGCTGATGACCAACCTGGGCAACGCGCTGCTGGCCACGGGGGACTCGGACGGCGCGGCGCGGCTCTACACCGAGGCCCTGTCGGCGGACCCCGGACTGGTCGCGCCTCCCTTCAACCTGGCCGAGGTCTACCGCCGCCGTGCGGCGGTGGCGCCAGACTCGGAGATTGGCTCGCACAATCAGAAGGCCAGCGACGCGCTCGCGGCCGCGGCGCGCTTGGATCCCGTCCTGCTGCGGGACTGGAGGCGGCCTCCGGATGAGCGCCTGTTGATGAACCGCCTGTTGCTCGCGCCCTCCCTTCCGAGGGCGGACCTGCCCGTGCCCCAGGATCCAGTGCTGGCCGAGCGGGTGCAGGCGCAGCTGTCGCGCCGGTTGCTCGGGAGTTCGGGGTTCGCCGCCTGGAGCCTGAGCCTGCTGGGCGCGCTGTTCGCCTTCGGTTTTGGTTTCGCGGGCCAGACGCTGAAGGCCTCGCGCGAGTGCGAGAAGTGCGGCCGCCCGGTGTGCCGGCGCTGTGACAAGGAGCTGGGCGTGGCCAGCAAGACGTGCGCCCAGTGCGTCAACGTCTTCTCGCGCAGGGTGGTGGTGGAGGCGCGTGTGCGGGCCCGCAAGCACATCGAGATCGAACGCAACCGCCGCTGGAGCAGTGGCTTGTCCTACATCCTGGGCGTGCTGGTGTCCGGCGCGGGCCACGTCTTCCACGGGCTGGCGGTGCGCGGCGCGCTCTATGCCTTCTTCTTCCTGCTCGCGGTGGCCGGGGTGTTGTTGCGCTCCGGCGTGTTGCGCTCGCCCTATGGCGAGGCACCGCTCTACCTCAAGCTCGCCCCCGTGTTGCTCTTCCTCATCCCCCTTCATCTCCTGACATTGCGCGGCCTGTACCGCCGCCAGAACGAGTAG
- a CDS encoding DUF4388 domain-containing protein — MALTGTLKDFGIADILQLIGQQQKTGVLYLKNKDQDVQVFIRDGNIVRAESVTRQKKQLLGNMLVSAELITQQQLDSALEIQKRTLKRLGDVLIATGVITQEKLRQMMRLQVTESLYGLFSWKAGNYEFKQEESVQVDADDLTPLRAESVLMEGFRMVDEWPHLRKKLSNEATTFEKVKELPPPKAQPKEDDFDAAFDDAFSEEKKDENKGEFQSIGSSERRVHALIAPGRDVNKLVDISCLGEFETWKALVNLLNLEYIRAIPPSGLSLSAASGGGAGLIFRVGGMVARAAVTFVVIAALGFVASRLRPGSWDLQGTSASSYSDPAAQRLVSRAQQARIQAALEVFRLEKGNLPERLDSLVEVGLLHHEDLRYPWRDDYYYRRTSDRQFILLPPLR; from the coding sequence ATGGCCCTGACAGGAACCCTCAAGGACTTCGGCATCGCGGACATCCTGCAGCTCATCGGGCAGCAGCAGAAGACCGGGGTGCTCTATCTCAAGAACAAGGATCAGGACGTCCAGGTCTTCATCCGGGACGGCAACATCGTCCGGGCCGAGAGTGTCACGCGCCAGAAGAAGCAGTTGCTTGGCAACATGCTGGTGAGCGCCGAGCTCATCACCCAGCAGCAACTGGACAGCGCGCTGGAGATCCAGAAGCGCACCCTCAAGCGGCTGGGGGACGTGCTCATCGCCACGGGTGTCATCACCCAGGAGAAGCTGCGGCAGATGATGCGGCTGCAGGTGACGGAGAGCCTCTACGGGCTCTTCTCCTGGAAGGCGGGCAACTACGAGTTCAAGCAGGAGGAGAGCGTCCAGGTGGACGCGGACGACCTCACGCCGCTGCGCGCCGAGAGCGTCCTGATGGAAGGCTTCCGGATGGTGGACGAGTGGCCCCACCTGCGCAAGAAGCTCTCCAACGAGGCCACCACCTTCGAGAAGGTGAAGGAGCTGCCTCCGCCCAAGGCCCAGCCGAAGGAGGATGACTTCGACGCCGCCTTCGATGACGCCTTCTCCGAGGAGAAGAAGGACGAGAACAAGGGCGAGTTCCAGTCCATTGGCTCCTCCGAGCGCCGCGTGCACGCGCTGATCGCGCCGGGCCGCGATGTGAACAAGCTCGTGGACATCAGCTGCCTGGGGGAGTTCGAGACCTGGAAGGCGCTCGTCAACCTGCTCAACCTGGAATACATCCGGGCCATCCCGCCCTCTGGCCTGTCCCTGTCGGCGGCGTCGGGAGGTGGCGCGGGCCTGATCTTCCGGGTGGGCGGCATGGTGGCGCGGGCCGCCGTCACCTTCGTGGTGATCGCGGCACTGGGTTTCGTCGCCTCGCGGCTACGGCCGGGTTCCTGGGACTTGCAGGGAACGTCCGCCTCCTCCTACTCGGACCCGGCGGCGCAGCGCCTGGTGTCTCGTGCCCAACAGGCGCGAATCCAGGCGGCGCTGGAGGTGTTCCGCCTTGAAAAGGGCAACCTACCTGAACGACTGGATTCCCTGGTCGAAGTGGGTCTCCTGCATCACGAGGACCTGCGCTACCCGTGGCGAGATGACTATTATTACCGTCGGACGTCGGATCGGCAGTTCATCCTCCTGCCTCCCTTGCGCTAG
- a CDS encoding PhoH family protein — translation MRNPATVEAQAVSPTSAKVDVRDNATTLALCGNQNENLKLMERRLGVRVGQRGTELHLSGPADAVAFTVKLVENLEGIIRAGRPVYREDVEQAIKVLGRGGVESLQDVMLGPVLKSSTNKQIAPKSIAQKRYVDAIRANDIVFGIGPAGTGKTYLAMAMAVSFLQDRKVKRIVLARPAVEAGEKLGFLPGDLAEKVNPYLRPLYDALHDMMPVERANHFIEQGVVEVAPLAFMRGRTLNDSFVILDEAQNTTVEQMKMFLTRLGYNSKAVITGDVTQVDLPTGKTSGLHHARSILRNIEGINISEFSDVDVVRHPLVQEVIRAYDRFDAAQQAAKALRDAEASHPPEASEESPIAD, via the coding sequence TTGCGAAACCCCGCCACTGTAGAGGCCCAAGCCGTCAGCCCCACCTCCGCCAAGGTGGACGTCCGTGACAACGCGACGACCCTGGCGCTGTGTGGCAACCAGAACGAGAACCTCAAGCTCATGGAGCGCCGCCTCGGTGTCCGTGTGGGACAACGAGGGACGGAACTGCACCTGTCGGGGCCGGCCGATGCCGTGGCCTTCACCGTGAAACTGGTGGAGAACCTGGAGGGCATCATCCGGGCGGGCCGTCCTGTCTACCGCGAGGACGTGGAGCAGGCCATCAAGGTCCTGGGCCGGGGCGGTGTCGAGTCCCTCCAGGACGTGATGCTCGGGCCCGTGCTCAAGAGCTCCACCAACAAGCAGATCGCTCCCAAGAGCATCGCGCAGAAGCGCTACGTGGACGCCATCCGCGCCAACGACATCGTCTTCGGTATCGGTCCCGCCGGAACGGGCAAGACGTACCTGGCCATGGCCATGGCGGTGTCCTTCTTGCAGGATCGCAAGGTCAAGCGCATCGTCCTGGCGCGTCCCGCGGTGGAGGCTGGCGAGAAGCTCGGCTTCCTTCCGGGTGACCTGGCCGAGAAGGTCAACCCCTACCTGCGCCCGCTCTATGACGCGCTCCACGACATGATGCCCGTCGAGCGCGCCAATCACTTCATCGAGCAGGGCGTGGTGGAGGTGGCCCCGCTGGCCTTCATGCGCGGCCGCACGCTCAACGACTCCTTCGTCATCCTCGACGAGGCGCAGAACACCACCGTGGAGCAGATGAAGATGTTCCTCACCCGCCTGGGCTACAACAGCAAGGCGGTCATCACCGGTGACGTGACGCAGGTGGATCTGCCCACGGGCAAGACGAGTGGTCTGCACCACGCGCGCTCCATCCTGCGCAACATCGAGGGCATCAACATCTCCGAGTTCTCGGACGTCGACGTGGTCCGCCACCCGCTCGTCCAGGAAGTGATCCGGGCCTACGACCGCTTCGATGCCGCCCAGCAGGCCGCCAAGGCCCTCAGGGACGCCGAGGCTTCTCATCCGCCCGAGGCCTCCGAGGAGAGCCCGATCGCTGACTGA